Proteins from one Phyllobacterium zundukense genomic window:
- a CDS encoding YaiI/YqxD family protein, with amino-acid sequence MNEEKKITIYVDADACPVKAEIYRVAERYGVKTFVVSNSMMAIPRDPMIERVIVSDGFDAADDWIAERVSRGDVVVTADIPLASRCVKAGADAISPTGRAFTEASIGNTLATRNLMDELRSAGQITGGPRPFSPKDRSSFLSALDLAIVRLKRAGFTS; translated from the coding sequence ATGAACGAAGAAAAAAAGATCACAATCTATGTCGACGCCGATGCCTGTCCTGTAAAGGCAGAGATCTACCGCGTCGCCGAGCGTTATGGCGTGAAGACCTTCGTCGTCTCCAACTCGATGATGGCAATTCCGCGCGATCCGATGATCGAGCGTGTCATCGTCAGCGATGGTTTCGACGCCGCCGACGACTGGATCGCGGAGCGCGTCTCGCGCGGCGATGTTGTGGTGACGGCGGACATCCCGCTCGCCAGCCGCTGCGTCAAAGCCGGGGCCGATGCCATTTCGCCCACCGGGCGCGCCTTTACCGAAGCCTCCATCGGCAACACACTCGCAACGCGCAATCTTATGGACGAACTGCGCTCCGCCGGGCAGATCACCGGCGGTCCGCGGCCATTTTCCCCGAAAGATCGTTCGAGCTTTCTTTCCGCGCTCGACCTCGCTATTGTGCGTTTGAAACGTGCGGGCTTCACCTCCTGA